A part of Tistrella mobilis genomic DNA contains:
- a CDS encoding cobalt-precorrin-5B (C(1))-methyltransferase: MTTTRAIPETLPGNQTSGRKPGGGPAAPRLRSGWTTGACATAATAAAFTALATGRFPERVEITLPRATLRTGQRPVFDVAERRVEPDGAMTAGIVKDAGDDPDVTHGALILATLHPGPRGTGVTFRAGAGVGTVTRPGLPIPPGEPAINPVPRRMMTETVAELASLLDHPGDVVVTISVPGGAALAERTWNPRLGILGGISILGTTGVVVPYSCAAWIHSIHRGVDVARAAGLDMVAGCTGSTSEAMLRRLLPDLPDHALIDMGDFAGALAKYLRHHPVPRLVVAGGFAKLVKLAQGALDLHSSRSTVDFGRLAGLAAGIGAGAELTAAIAAANTAKQVLDLCSAAGLDIARPVAEAAVATLAAAVAPAAVAIDVVVADRAGKPVAATAGIRI, translated from the coding sequence ATGACCACGACCCGCGCCATACCGGAAACCCTGCCCGGCAATCAGACCTCCGGCCGCAAGCCTGGGGGCGGGCCGGCTGCGCCTCGGCTCCGCTCGGGCTGGACCACCGGTGCCTGCGCCACCGCGGCCACCGCCGCCGCCTTCACCGCGCTTGCCACCGGCCGCTTCCCCGAGCGGGTGGAGATCACCCTGCCCAGGGCCACCCTCCGCACGGGGCAACGCCCGGTTTTCGATGTCGCCGAGCGCCGGGTGGAGCCCGACGGCGCCATGACCGCCGGCATCGTCAAGGATGCCGGCGACGACCCCGACGTCACCCATGGCGCGCTGATCCTGGCGACGCTGCACCCGGGCCCCCGGGGAACGGGTGTCACCTTCCGCGCCGGCGCCGGCGTCGGCACCGTCACGCGGCCCGGCCTGCCGATCCCGCCCGGGGAACCGGCGATCAACCCGGTGCCGCGGCGGATGATGACCGAGACCGTGGCCGAACTCGCATCCCTGCTCGACCATCCGGGCGATGTCGTCGTCACCATCTCGGTGCCGGGCGGCGCGGCCCTTGCCGAGCGGACCTGGAACCCGCGCCTGGGCATCCTGGGCGGGATCTCGATCCTGGGCACCACCGGCGTGGTGGTGCCCTATTCCTGTGCCGCCTGGATCCATTCGATCCATCGCGGCGTCGATGTCGCCCGCGCCGCCGGCCTCGACATGGTCGCCGGCTGCACCGGATCGACCTCGGAGGCCATGCTGCGCCGGCTGTTGCCCGATCTGCCCGATCATGCCCTGATCGACATGGGCGATTTCGCGGGCGCACTCGCCAAATATCTGCGCCACCACCCGGTCCCGCGCCTGGTGGTGGCCGGCGGCTTCGCCAAGCTGGTCAAGCTGGCCCAGGGGGCGCTCGACCTCCATTCCAGCCGCTCGACGGTGGATTTCGGCCGTCTTGCGGGCCTTGCCGCCGGCATCGGCGCCGGGGCGGAGCTGACCGCCGCGATTGCGGCCGCCAACACCGCCAAACAGGTGCTCGACCTCTGCAGTGCCGCCGGGCTCGACATCGCGCGGCCGGTGGCCGAGGCGGCAGTCGCGACGCTCGCCGCCGCGGTCGCACCCGCCGCCGTGGCGATAGACGTGGTGGTCGCCGACCGGGCGGGCAAGCCCGTCGCCGCCACTGCCGGGATCCGGATCTGA
- a CDS encoding cobyrinate a,c-diamide synthase, which translates to MTPPPALILTAPASSGGKTTMTLGLLRAFRRRGLDPVAAKIGPDYIDPAFHEVAAGRPSVNLDGWAMAPGRLARLIEMQAPAGLLAIEGVMGLFDGAPAPGASGDGSAAALARMFSLPVLLVVDAGAQARSAAALIHGFRSFDPAVQVAAVIFNRVGGPGHRRVLAAAAAEAGVPALGFVPRRADIALPSRHLGLVQACETTDLEALLDRLADLVAAHVDLDAVAALARPPVFGARLVAAEPGPAVPPPGGRIALARDDAFAFIYPHLLADWHAAGAEVLPFSPLAGQAPDPSADAVWLPGGYPELHAGRLATDRAWVRGLVAARDRGAVIFGECGGYMALGQGLTDADGRDWPMAGLLGLSTSFAARRLHLGYRLGRMVAGPLEGRLWRGHEFHYATITAERGDPLWSSVEDATGAAVEGAQGLRAGRVAGSFLHLIAAGQSVAG; encoded by the coding sequence GTGACCCCGCCGCCGGCGCTGATCCTGACGGCCCCCGCCTCTTCGGGCGGCAAAACCACCATGACGCTGGGCCTGCTTCGCGCCTTCCGGCGCCGTGGCCTCGACCCCGTTGCGGCCAAGATCGGGCCCGATTATATCGACCCGGCCTTTCACGAGGTCGCCGCGGGCCGGCCGTCGGTCAATCTCGACGGCTGGGCGATGGCGCCCGGGCGGCTGGCCCGCCTGATCGAGATGCAGGCGCCTGCCGGGCTGCTCGCCATCGAAGGGGTCATGGGGCTGTTCGACGGCGCGCCGGCACCCGGGGCCAGTGGCGACGGGTCGGCGGCGGCGCTGGCGCGCATGTTCAGCCTGCCGGTTCTGCTGGTGGTCGATGCCGGGGCCCAGGCGCGATCGGCGGCGGCGCTGATCCACGGTTTCCGCAGCTTCGATCCGGCGGTTCAGGTGGCGGCGGTGATCTTCAACCGGGTCGGCGGCCCCGGCCATCGGCGCGTGCTGGCGGCGGCTGCCGCCGAGGCGGGGGTGCCGGCGCTGGGCTTCGTGCCCCGCCGGGCCGATATCGCCCTGCCGTCGCGCCATCTGGGGCTGGTGCAGGCCTGCGAGACCACGGATCTGGAGGCGCTGCTCGACCGGCTGGCCGATCTGGTGGCGGCCCATGTCGATCTGGATGCCGTGGCCGCGCTGGCCCGGCCGCCGGTTTTCGGGGCCCGGCTGGTGGCGGCGGAACCCGGGCCGGCGGTGCCGCCGCCGGGCGGCCGTATCGCCCTTGCCCGCGACGATGCCTTTGCCTTCATCTATCCGCATCTGCTGGCGGACTGGCACGCGGCCGGGGCCGAGGTGCTGCCCTTCTCGCCGCTGGCGGGCCAGGCACCGGACCCGTCGGCCGATGCCGTCTGGCTGCCCGGCGGCTATCCTGAGCTGCATGCCGGCCGGCTTGCGACCGATCGCGCCTGGGTGCGCGGGCTGGTCGCGGCCCGCGACCGGGGTGCGGTGATCTTCGGCGAATGCGGCGGCTATATGGCGCTGGGCCAGGGGCTGACCGATGCCGATGGCCGCGACTGGCCGATGGCCGGGCTGCTGGGGCTTTCCACCAGCTTTGCCGCGCGGCGGCTGCATCTCGGCTATCGCCTGGGCCGGATGGTCGCGGGGCCGCTGGAGGGCAGGCTCTGGCGCGGCCATGAATTCCACTATGCCACCATCACCGCCGAGCGGGGCGATCCGCTCTGGTCGTCGGTGGAGGATGCGACCGGGGCCGCGGTCGAAGGGGCGCAGGGCTTGCGCGCCGGACGGGTCGCCGGTTCGTTCCTGCACCTGATCGCGGCCGGTCAGTCGGTTGCCGGCTGA
- a CDS encoding cobalt-precorrin-6A reductase has protein sequence MVEPLKLLILGGTAEAAALAEAATAAGHEVWTSLAGATHAPRRPAGRLVSGPLGGIDGLTRLLTGEGFDRLVDATHPFAETISTNAVEAALRAGVPRITLRRPPWTAGIGDRWYGVADLAEALETLPRAAAPEDGRVFVATGRRGLNLLAARPEYSFVVRTIEPVAVLPPGVDVTLVRDRGPFDLAAERGFFTEHAVSAVIAKNAGGTGAEAKIQVARECHIAVLMIDRPPSPPGLWASWVDEVVDWLARPVAEDQALPPVSRP, from the coding sequence ATGGTCGAACCGCTCAAGCTTCTGATCCTCGGCGGCACGGCCGAAGCCGCCGCCCTGGCCGAGGCCGCCACCGCCGCCGGCCACGAGGTCTGGACCTCGCTCGCCGGCGCCACCCATGCACCGCGGCGCCCGGCCGGCCGGCTGGTTTCAGGCCCGCTCGGCGGCATCGACGGGCTGACCCGGCTGCTGACCGGAGAGGGCTTCGACCGGCTGGTCGATGCCACCCATCCCTTCGCCGAGACGATCTCGACCAATGCGGTCGAAGCGGCGCTGCGCGCAGGCGTGCCGCGGATCACGCTCCGCCGCCCGCCCTGGACCGCCGGCATCGGCGACCGCTGGTACGGTGTGGCGGATCTGGCCGAGGCGCTGGAGACCCTGCCGCGCGCGGCGGCGCCCGAAGACGGGCGGGTCTTCGTCGCCACCGGCCGGCGCGGTCTGAACCTGCTGGCGGCGCGGCCTGAATACAGTTTCGTGGTCCGCACGATCGAGCCGGTGGCGGTACTGCCGCCCGGGGTCGACGTCACGCTGGTCCGCGATCGCGGCCCCTTCGACCTTGCCGCCGAACGCGGCTTCTTCACCGAACACGCGGTCTCGGCGGTGATCGCCAAGAATGCCGGCGGCACCGGTGCCGAGGCCAAGATCCAGGTCGCGCGCGAATGCCACATCGCCGTGCTCATGATCGACCGTCCCCCCTCGCCGCCGGGCCTCTGGGCCAGCTGGGTCGACGAGGTGGTCGACTGGCTGGCCCGGCCGGTGGCGGAAGACCAGGCGCTCCCCCCGGTCAGCCGACCATGA
- the rhtA gene encoding threonine/homoserine exporter RhtA, which translates to MSSRHQGSILLPVGLLLIAIASIQSGASLAKTLFPAIGAQGAVTLRLVFAAMLLMAVFRPWRVRFTTSALKSVAIYGLALGGMNLSFYMALRTVPLGVAVALEFTGPLVVALVGARRPMDFVWVALAVAGLLLLLPVGGLENGVDPLGAGYALGAGVCWALYILFGQKAGATHGMQTSAYGALIAAALVMPFGILHAGTGLIDPAVLPVALVVAVLSTALPYSLEMMALTRLPTRTFGILMSVEPAMAALSGLVFMGEQLSGLQWLAIGAIISASAGTTLTARREAAPAPAPVQPATD; encoded by the coding sequence ATGTCCTCCCGTCATCAGGGGTCGATCCTGCTGCCCGTCGGGCTGCTGCTGATCGCGATCGCGTCCATCCAGAGCGGCGCCTCGCTCGCCAAGACGCTGTTCCCCGCGATCGGGGCTCAAGGGGCGGTGACGCTCAGGCTGGTCTTCGCCGCGATGCTGCTGATGGCGGTGTTCCGGCCCTGGCGGGTGCGCTTCACCACCTCGGCGCTCAAATCCGTCGCGATCTACGGCCTGGCGCTGGGGGGTATGAACCTCTCCTTCTATATGGCGCTACGCACCGTGCCGCTGGGCGTGGCGGTGGCGCTGGAATTCACCGGCCCGCTGGTCGTGGCGCTGGTCGGTGCCCGCCGGCCGATGGATTTCGTCTGGGTGGCGCTGGCGGTGGCGGGGCTGCTGCTGCTCCTGCCGGTGGGCGGGCTCGAAAACGGCGTCGATCCGCTGGGGGCCGGCTATGCGCTGGGGGCCGGCGTCTGCTGGGCGCTCTATATTCTGTTCGGCCAGAAGGCGGGCGCCACCCACGGCATGCAGACCTCGGCCTATGGCGCGCTGATCGCGGCGGCGCTGGTGATGCCCTTCGGCATTCTGCATGCCGGCACCGGCCTCATCGACCCCGCGGTCCTGCCGGTGGCGCTGGTGGTGGCGGTGCTGTCGACCGCCCTGCCCTATTCGCTGGAAATGATGGCGCTGACCCGCCTGCCGACCCGCACCTTCGGCATTCTGATGAGCGTCGAGCCGGCCATGGCCGCGCTGTCGGGCCTGGTCTTCATGGGCGAGCAGCTGTCGGGCCTGCAATGGCTGGCGATCGGCGCGATCATTTCGGCCTCGGCCGGCACCACGCTGACCGCCAGGCGCGAGGCCGCCCCCGCCCCTGCCCCGGTTCAGCCGGCAACCGACTGA
- the cobA gene encoding uroporphyrinogen-III C-methyltransferase: MVLPGLLGLPAFAPGQVWLVGAGPGDPALLTLGAAHAIASADVIVYDALVDERILALAGPHVRLEYAGKRGGRPSPKQADITLRIIALAREGLRVLRLKGGDPFVFGRGGEEGLALVEAGIPFRVIPGVTAGIGGSAYAGIPVTHRDTNHVVSFITGHDTTGGVTGSIDWAALARGSPVIVLYMGLKHLGEISSRLIAGGRDAEEPVAVISRATTPHQRVLETTLARAHDDVVAAGLEAPSIVVMGPVVRLRAALDWMGVLDGSRTPKADPLGTRGHKAAS; this comes from the coding sequence ATGGTGCTGCCCGGCCTGCTGGGCCTGCCTGCCTTCGCGCCCGGCCAGGTCTGGCTGGTGGGGGCGGGGCCGGGCGATCCGGCGCTGCTGACGCTGGGGGCGGCCCATGCCATCGCCTCGGCCGATGTCATCGTCTACGACGCCCTGGTGGATGAGCGGATCCTGGCCCTGGCCGGGCCCCATGTGCGGCTTGAATATGCCGGCAAGCGCGGCGGCCGCCCCTCGCCCAAACAGGCCGACATCACGCTCAGGATCATCGCGCTTGCGCGTGAGGGGCTGCGGGTGCTCAGGCTGAAGGGCGGCGACCCCTTCGTCTTCGGCCGCGGCGGCGAGGAAGGGCTGGCGCTGGTCGAGGCCGGCATTCCCTTCCGGGTGATCCCGGGCGTCACCGCCGGGATCGGCGGCTCGGCCTATGCCGGCATTCCGGTCACTCATCGCGACACCAATCATGTGGTCAGCTTCATCACCGGCCACGACACCACCGGCGGTGTTACCGGCAGCATCGACTGGGCGGCGCTGGCCAGGGGCTCGCCGGTGATCGTGCTCTATATGGGGCTCAAGCATCTGGGCGAGATCTCCAGCCGGCTGATCGCCGGCGGCCGCGACGCAGAAGAGCCGGTGGCGGTGATCAGCCGGGCCACCACCCCGCATCAGCGGGTGCTGGAAACCACGCTCGCCCGCGCCCATGACGATGTGGTGGCGGCCGGGCTTGAAGCGCCGTCGATCGTGGTGATGGGGCCGGTGGTCCGGCTGCGCGCCGCGCTCGACTGGATGGGGGTGCTGGACGGCAGCCGCACGCCCAAGGCCGACCCGCTCGGCACCCGCGGACACAAGGCCGCCTCGTGA